TGCTTTCTTTGGATTTTACATCATTTCAATGCTTTTGTAAAGCATTTTAGCAGTAGCAACAACTGTCTTACTTTGCTCTCTAATTAATGTGGCCACAGGGAAGCTCCTAACAATTAAAGCCAACAATGAAAACGGTTCATACAGGGATCGTTCCCTAACGTGTTGCAACAAAAGTGTGGGTCTCCTGAGTTCTCACAATTAACTGATGAAAACCTATAAATAATAACCAGATTCATGCACTGAAAAGAACAATACACAACGGTAAAACAACCTCATTTAGACATAAtaactaaacaaacataaattacAAATGTGTGAGACAAGCTGATCTCTTATAACCTGATTAATATGGTGAGCTTGTTGGATTGaagtttgtgtatttctgtTCACTGCTGCTATAATGTACATGTTTCAGAGTCTGTGGGTGAGTCTGACAGCGTTAAATCGGGTGTCACAAACACCAATTTGAACCCATTCAGCCGGCAGGGTGGTACCATCCTGCTCCCCTCCCCTCCAGTACCGAGCCCCTTCCAACACCAAGCCTCTGGCAGCTCTCTGGGTCTGAGTCAGGGATACAGCCACATGTTTGGAGGTAGAGAATATAaggatttctttgttgttgctgttgttttttgacatGTCTTCTGTCTATAAGACTTTGTTCTATGCATTTCCAGTAGATCCACAGATGCACACCTATTACGGTGGCAGGATGACGTCCAGTCGTCTGCTGGAGGTCAAGAACGCCACATGTGAAGCCATCGACCATCTTCACAAATCTCTGGAGTCCTGTCCCGACCCTGAGGCCGAGGCTCCCGACCCCAGCGGCATCAAGGTGTCGTACTCCATCAGTCACTACTGTAATTTCTCCGCAGTCAGTCGCtgatcaaatctaaaaaacacttcaaatctGGCAAAATGTCAGTCACTTGTCCTTCATTCTGGTGTATTTTTACACTGGGATtgacacttcctgtctgcataTCTGTATTTACCTAAGTTTGGAGCCCTTTGACCTCAATAAATCAATTGTTTAACTGGGACATGGTTCTGCTGCACACCatgaaagcagaagaagattCATGGTTAAGTCTAATATTTTGGGTTTCTGtgcacttttatttatatttgtatagTGTTCAAAGATGCTGTTTTTGTCGTAGGACTTTTGACCATTTGCACCATTCTCCTTTTTTGGGTTATTCTGTTTCAgtaacactgtttttttgttattggcTGCTGCTCAGGTGTCACTTTTAGCCCATCAGAGGAGAGCTTTGGCTTGGCTGCTCTGGAGGGAAGCACAGAATCCATGTGGAGGAATTCTgggtaaaattaattttatctctttaatttatgtttatCTGTAATCTTTATTCAAATTGTAATATATCATTCATAtgtacttttatatttaatttcatatgttcattttaaacaccTTGATGTGACAGTaaagtctttttaaatatagaaacTTTTCAGAAGGTTTGGGTTCATCTATGGCTTCatctaatgtttttttcaagtgccaaaaataaataaaattcaaacgTAAGCCCAGTCAGATATTAGTCagaatacaattttaaaaaagacaaaaaaagaactaaattaTACTGAAATTGTCATTGCTCCCAGTTTGATTGTGGAGAATCGTCATACATTGTTGTGTATCAGTGAAGCGCCACATTGCAgtgtttgcttttatattttacacttgTTACTCTTTGGGTACAGCGGATGACATGGGTTTGGGAAAAACCCTGACCATAATTTCTCTAATTCTGGCGAAGAAGATAAAAGctaaagaggaagaagaaaagaaggagaaagaaaagctaGAGACCTGGTTGACCAAAGCTggtaatgaaaacattttatcactTATTTTTACTCTGTCACAAAACATACAGCCAACTGAGCCCAGTAATTTTATACCACTCATTATTACACAGTGcttaaagtttttatgtttacttgtttgtttaccATCCAGACTCGGGCATTGTTTCCTCTAAGAGCACTTTGATCATCTGTCCTGCCTCTCTGATTCACCACTGGAAGAACGAAATTGACAGACATGTGAAGAGAGGAAAGCTAACTGTGTATCTGTACCACGGCGCCAACCGCGAGAGAAGTGCCAGAGCGTGAGAACCACACACGCATAAATACGCAACAGCGAAgaaattcagataaaaatgagaatttcaaaaagtgacaaaaatctTTAAACGTGCAGagttcacatttctttttctatgAAACGAAAAGCCCAGTGGTTCCACCTTGTACAGTAGACATTAGGTGTGAATTAGAGACACttggtaaaacattttgttaacttAAGTAAGTTTTAAAGGAGTTTATTTaagtagcttggtggtcagtgtcGAAGTcttataatcctgaggctgcaggtttgagccggcagggcatctggcgtaaaaaaaaaaaaattgccaaattgtttgtgcgagtttgctcgctgtggcaaccgcTGAAGAAGGGGGCAGCCGAAAGAACAATAATGATATTTAATTGAAGATTATTTATCACAAAAGCATGCTGTATGCAACTTGTCAGCGGAGTTAGCCCAGccctaaagtttgttttttttcccccttttttttttttctttgtactcAAAATGGTAACGTAATTTTACAGAACGAATATAGTTTTattgaagaaaactaaaacccTGATAAAACTataagtttataaaatacatttaaacaggGGTGTTTTCTGGTATTTGTCTTTGTATacaacagaagaaacaaaaattgaggagaaagattttttgtttaaagcggAAGCCAGAGAAAGTGATCCATATTGTGCTCCTGAACTGAACTGGACTGGATttgttgggcttttttttttgtcactgagtGTTATGGGTGCACTTTTACTGAGTAATctacaaaataacaacacaaagctttgggtttaatctgttttaaatcCTCCCACAGCAGCATTGAACACAACAGCAGAACTTCCTTCattccttcacaataaaagtctcaaACAGACACATactgttgattttaaaatgggCTTGAATCATCTGAAACTTAAAATGAGCTCacattataattattattgttcTCCAGTAAAACTCAATGCTTTTGGCAGACTTCTTTCATCTCTACATCTCAACATTATTCTCAACAAAACAACTTGAATCttgaaactgagaaaaatcttccttgttttttttctactgacCCTAATACACTAATGTAGTACATggtctgtttagtttgttttttatgtatttgggGTACACAGAAAATACAAGACTGAGCACCATTCATACATTTACAGCCTGAAATCTCCTGTAAATGTATGGGAAACCTCACATTCAATTGGGCCCCAAAATTtggaatatttaaaatgtaaattatgaaGGAACTTTTATAAccacaaaaagtttattttacactAATAAACTATTAGAAACAGTCATAGCTATTGTATCATCTTGTGTGTATTAAACTTTGGTTTTACACTCATCACCAGCTCTTGTCTTTTACATgaaatttatttgcttttgtaaCGTTTGAGTATCAAACCTTCGTTGGCAGCATTTATAAGAGCGGGGAGGATTTTGAAAGACCTgctctttcctctttttcatgtttaaaaagcaaaagcgCTTGAATACctccaaactaaaataatatGTATTTGTCCATCAGGCTGGCAGATTATGATGTGGTAGTGACCACATATAGTTTGGTCTCAAAGGAGATCCCGGTCCAGAAGGAGGAGGCCCATAACCCCAGCAAAGACCTGGATCATGTGGTAAATACAGGAAGCAAGTCGGATTAAAACAAGTATAATAAATGGATCATATTCATTGAAACGAAAACAACTTAAAGCACACtcctgtcatgtttttttttttcagccattgCGCTCAGCTCCTCTTCTGCGTGTAGCCTGGTCTCGCGTGGTTCTAGATGAAGCCCACAACATCAAAAATCCAAAAGTGCAGACCTCCATGGCGGTCTGTCAGCTGAGGGCCTGCGCTCGCTGGGCTGTCACCGGCACGCCCATCCAGAACAACCTGCTGGACATGTACTCGCTGCTGAAGTAAgtcaaaaacacaggaaacacaaggtTTTAAAAGTCACCTGGCTTCAGCTTAACTTCAGCATGTCTTCAAACTGGACATGTATGGTTCTTAGTCAAGCAAGAGGGTATGAAGAAAGTGCACCTTTTTAGTTATCAACCCCCAGAGAATCAAAATCTCCTTTCTGTAACAATTTAGAAGAACTGATTAAGTCAGCATGGTTTAAGAAAGAAAGTCTGTtcattgatctttttttttttttttaggtttctgCGTTGTTCTCCGTTTGACGAATACAAACTCTGGAAAGCTCAGGTAGACAACGGCTCCACAAGAGGCAGAGAAAGACTCAACATCCTGACGAGGAGTCTGCTGCTGCGACGAACCAAAGGCCAGCTGGACTCTACAGGAAAACCTCTGGTAAAGACACACACTCACCCCTGCCTTCAACATGTGCTTTTATTGCAACATCAATAAGACTCCAACACTCATCTTTCATTTTAGTCTGTAAATGGTGGCAGGGTATCGACTAGCCATGATGAgcttgttcatttaaaaataataaacaattcaTTTCAGTGTTACTGCGATGGAGTACCTAAGGAGAAGTGTTGAATGTTTCAGGTGTCTCTTCCTAATCGGACCTGTGAGGTGCATCAGCTCAAACTCTGTGAGGACGAGCAGGCTGTGTACGATGTGGTGTTCGCACAGTCCAGGTAAAATAACCCACAATTCACGAGAGAACtcttcttttgttcttgttaCTCTGTTGTTCctgcagtttagttttattttgtaagttCAAATAAAGCtatttaatttgttgctttCAAATCACCTTTTAGTTTAAGCAATGcatgatcatttttttaaaagaataggACGTATTATTGGACTGCAGTTTGAGGTTTTATTGCTGTTAGGATGGTAACATATACGATAGGAGCTCTTAATAAACTGTCACATTTTGATagtatttcagctgcttttgtctTCAGCTCATCAactcttcagttttgttgtcgttttaataggtttttgtgttttttgacgtgacaataaaacaatgacaaaagcCTTTTCCCCTAGATCTACACTGCAGAACTACCTGAAGAGACACGAAGGACATGATTTGGACAAGGGAAGCACTTCCACTTCAAATCCGTTTGACAAAGGTTAGACAGCATCTTGTTGTTATCCTGTGTACAGATTAAGtccatgtttttctgttcttttctatGTGTCGTTGGTGTTTCCTCTCACTGCAGTGGCCCAGGAGTTCAGCTTGTCCCAAGCTGTTCCTGCTGCTTCGAGCTCACAGCAGCCATCCAGCACTGTCCACATCCTGTCCTTGTTGCTGCGCCTCCGGCAGTGTTGCTGCCACCTCTCACTTCTCAAAAAGGTGCGCGCACATTTGCCGACTCTTATCAAGCTTCGATAAAGATGCTTCACGAAGGCAGCACTCGCaatttcatttcttctttcctGTGCAGACACTGGACTCGACGGAGCTGCAGGGTGATGGGATCGTCCTGACTCTGGACGAGCAGCTCAACGCTCTGTCGCTCTCCTCCAGCCCCTCGCCATCAGGCCCCGACCCTAAAGACACGGTGGCTCTAAATGGCACACGCTTCTCCTCGCGGCTGTTTGAAGAGAGCAGTAAGAGCACCAAGGTGGGTAACTAGTAGATAGTACCCTAACAAGACATTTACTCCCTCAGTGCAAAAAATATGATCTATTGACAAAACTAAGAGCAAAAATACATGTTAAATGATAAGAGATTGTTAATAAGTTACTCGTATGACTTCGTCATCAGCCAGGTGGCAATAtactacacacaaaaaaattttCTTTCATGATGGATAGAATTTAgattatgtttatatttattaattaaaaaatgtgtttttctgtgtcgttttgattaaaataatttaactgcTTCTTCTAACAAAAATTTAGATTTCTGCGATCACCTCTGAGTTGATGGTAATCAGAGAAAAGAATGACAATCAGAAAAggtaaaacaacttttttgtttttaagaaccGAGTTGCACTAAAAGGTCTTCTCGGAATCATCATCATAGTCTGTTTTCATAAAAGTGTTGATTAGTACTGCTGTACGGTACAGATAGTTGAATTGTtgatataaatattaaaaaatgactcGCCTGTACAGTCACCTTCACATGACTTGAAAGGGAATTTACTGACCTGTGACTTGTTGCACAGTGTGATCGTGTCGCAGTGGACCAGCATGCTCAACATCGTGGCGGTTCACCTGCGGCAGATGGGCGTCAGATACGGAGTCATCGACGGGACCGTCAACCCCAAGCGTCGCATGGACTTGGTGGAGGAATTCAACACAAACCCAAAAGGACCACAGGTACGTCTCAGCCAAATCTGACCTGAtgagcattaaaacaaaacattataatGACGACTTAAACCAAGGAGGAGAACCATTCGAAGTTCAACAGTGACCAGATTTTCTGCTGGtaataaatgtttgtacttGTAAGACATTAAGAcaccccacattaaaaatgtttataagtCTCATTGTCGACAAGTACAGGAGCACTCGTATATTGGTAACACAATACACAATTCTACCACAGCAAACATcaggaaaaacagaacttttgaaattattttatacagtatatacatatataatctattgaatgatttttaataacaaacagtGACAGtgatagtcattttttttctttatgaaaaagctccaacatttttccttttccaaAAGGTGATGCTGGTTTCTCTTTGCGCTGGAGGGGTTGGACTCAATCTCATCGGTGGCAATCACCTCTTCCTCATTGACATGCACTGGTAAGATTCAACAGGCCAATATGGAGCATGTACCTAACAAGAAAATATAgtctgtttacatttaaaatctattttcagtGGAAATGAGCACtcttaaaagtttattttaaatgtgactcTCAAATTTAAGTCAActtgcaaaacacaaagaataacTGTCTACTGTCTTACAATAAACCAGTTAAAGCAAGTAACAAAtctattttgtcttttctttgtaggtaaaatttatgaaaaacacatgtaaaaaaaaaaaatgttggtagCTAGGCTTACAGTATAGAAATgccagggtttttttttacacctctGTCTGTTAAACTATCTGACAGGAACCCAGCGCTGGAGGATCAGGCCTGTGATCGAATCTACAGAGTTGGACAAAGGAGAGACGTCACTATTCACAGGTAGAAAATCAGTGGAGTCTATGGCCAggtcccaatactcacacttccaccctcgttccaccctcaTGTCCTTCAAATGCACGTTCaggctgaagggtttgagtgcgtagtgtgtcccaattctcagAAGTGCTCTTTAACCCCGCCCACTTTGCATACCACATCCGCCCTCTGGCTAAGCCcacatccaggcggacttcggcaaagtatttacccacaattcactgctgcatgtgatgttttgaatttctttttaattatctttattgataatgaaaaggttttgaattaaacggcagaaatatggcagtggtgacagagcaagctgcgtctgtcacgaaaaaagcagtttttaaatgtaaagtattgaaataatgcttgtttcactctgctgtacatgtgtgaatactatcaaactttgctctgtattcaacaagtcataacaaaacacatttgaacagccaaatatctcctgcaatgactttggaaagcaaaaatacctacactatacttttaaaatcgtactggcaccttctaaaaataccaaaacagcgaccggtccgccatgttggatgtcacagttatgaCGCAGAGTCAATGAcataacctgtactgtcccaattctccaatttcTGCATGCTTGTACCctgcgcacacgaacccttatgtgcacttcgactgagtacacacttcatagagagGTGTAGGATGTAGTACGGTTtggtgcgagtattgggaccaggcCTATAAATCACTGTCAGAGTACTTCATACCATGCTACTGGTACATTATAAAGTGACAAGATATAACACCAAGAGAGGCTTTatctctgcaaaacaaaacaaccaacaaaccaaTAAATCACAGGAAAAAAGTGTTTAGAGTATATAGCCTTCACTCTGAATGCATCTTTGTTGGTATTACTACTGAAGTCATTAGTATCTACATACTGGATGTCTTTGTACTAATGTTTGTGTAATGAATGCCAacaggtttgtgtgtgaagGCACAGTGGAGGAGAAGATTTCCACGCTGCAAATAAAGAAGAAGGAACTGGCCCAGAATGTACTTTCAGGAACAGGAAGCACCGTGTCCAAACTCTCCCTGGCTGATCTCAAAATCATTTTTGGGGTTTGAGAGATGAGAGCTTGAAGACTGGTGCCACCTTTCTAAAGCCCATAGCTATTTGTGTTTTACGTATTAAAGTGCACCTCTGAAAATCTTGAAATAGAGTTACCACATTACCATCTATTACCACAAGACACTAGTAAGTTTGCCCCGATTTGTTACTCCAAGCTGAAATTGGTTACTTGCTGATCATCAGTTTGCTTCATTGTCCTTCTCATCACTTGTGTTGAGATACTTCAATAGGCTGAAACATTTACTTATAGCAAATACTattacagaaagacaaaaagtctgtatcttttatttgaagcatgttttctgtctgagatCAAGTGTAAACACAAAGGTCAGCTAGTcgtaattatttttatgtagGTCTTGAATGATTTCATCctagatttttttcttgtatttagtTTACGAGAGTGCACTTAAGACAATGTTTCTTCCATATATGGTTGACCTCTGTTAGTGCCAGGAGATTGAGTCTTACTTTACACTTATTTACAAATgactgtttaattttattgtcttttatttgtattcaaaatatttttgaataattaaatttaGGTCATTGAATTCGTGAGTGTGTTGTGCAATAAATTGACATAACTATTGCAAATGTACATTACATTGTCTTTAAAGTTGATGTGTTTCTGGATTTGTGCCTTCAGGAGCTCTATTGGTTTTACTAGGATGCTTTCAAGGAACATCGAAATTTGGGGTACTTTACTTTTGATATAATAAAACTGTGGACCGTTATCATGACACAGACAGTAGTATCAATACTTTTAGTTTCACAACACGTTATTATCTTATGTATTAATAAGACATCCAGGTACCATACACCCCCCGTTTTAACAGTTAATATAACAAGCTTGTTTTCTGTCTATAAATATTTACCTTCTTTGGTTTTCGTCATTTAACTAGTTACTGTGTAATAACGCAAAATTAACAAATTTTCCCgcaaatatatattatatatttaaattgtcCGTGTAAGTTACGGAGTTGTCAGTAAATTATGTAAAGTAAGTACACGCCTCAAGATTCCGAGTTGGTTTGAACGCAGCACGGTGAGAATGGGCGGTAGCTGCTCTGCGCTCAGTACTGTCTGTAAAGCGGACACTACTACCGCCAGGTGCGCTAGCGCTGTACCTCTGTCAACACGGCGGCCTCGGCGTGCGCTGGAAACAAAATTGCGTCATTTTAGTTAACTGCACAATCCAGCAGCCATGGCGGCTGAAACCGACAAAGTAGAACCCGCGGAGAGCGAacaggacgaggaggaggacgtATACGAAGTGGAGCGGATCATAGACATGCGGGTGGAGGAGGTATGGCTAGCTGCTAAGTAGCAGTCCGGCTAGCTGGGCAAACATGGctggcattttttttccacactaaCGACGCATAGCCCACCTACGGCGGCGCTCAGATCCACCGTGAGGGCGAAGCGCCTCTCTGTAAATGCGTTTCGAGTACATTTCGGTGCAATGTGCCGCCCTCGGGTCTCGTGGTGAGGTGTTCGCGTTCGCTTTTCGCTCGGTCCGCGCAGCGCATCGATTCCCAGCTCAACTTCTCTCCCATGATGTCCGCTCGCCTCTCCCCCCGCTGAGGCCAAGGACGGACGGGCTGCAGGCTTCATGGCCGCTGCAGACCAGCGAGAAAACTCTCAGCTCGACTGCGCAGAAGACTTGTCGGTGGAAATGTGCCTCTGCTGATTTATGGGAATTAGCTAAAGTCTCTTGTGTGGCTTGTTTTTGTTAGCGTCGTGGCTGCAGATCGTGTTACTACAGCACACCGAGAaagcccttttttatttttagtgctcctgcgacctgttcagggtgtccccccgccCCCCGCCTTTCCGCGCAGGGACAGCCGGAGACGGGCAGGAACTACATGGGTGGCTTTATGTTCGTACAATATATTATCGTCCCCGTCTTGAGTTTGTAGCAATAATTTCATGATTAGGTAACCTGCAGCGTGCCGTGCTCTGTGGAAACCCCGGTTCGCCTGTGTGGTTGTAGTTTGTGGTGACGCTGGGCGGGAGGTGGAGTCAGGACATCTGCAAACAAAAGAGCAGCTCGGAGGATGGAGGCTGAAATGTGGGCTTTAATCTGAGCCAAAACTCACATCAACACCTTAGGCTGTAGTCAGCTTTGAGCTAACCTCGAAATTACTCCAAAAAGCCCATTTTCCTAATGGATTTCAAATATGTGTTATTTGGGACACAAGTTTCTACATTTTGAAAATGGATCAGACTTCAGTAGATCAAATTTAGGttgacagatttaaaatgaaatactaGATTTACTTAATTAGATTTGACCAGGaataagaaaactaaatatttgcttgtggtttttttttagtaggATCTAGATATTTATAATTTCCTTTAAACtgtcaagtttgtttttgctttatgcttcttttgtttgtttgtttgtttaaaaaacatgctTTGTGATAAGCCATGATAAGTGTTCGTGTCTAATAATGTGTGAGTGAAGATTAATGCAGACTCGGTCATtattgtggtttaaaaaaaataggaaaaaatattataatagtATATCTGTAATGTGCAGCAATATGTTCCACTTTTTACGAAGTTTGTCAGTGcagcttttaaatgtgtttctttttctcacctGTAAtctaagtaaatgttttttggggtttaatCTCACAGGAGTACGATTGTGGAATTAAATCAGGGGCGCCATCCAAGATGGCCAGGGTTAGCGAGGTGTTGAGAAATGCTAAACGTCTTGAAGCTGAGAAACTACGGCAGCAGCTCTTAGCTAATGAGTCTGCACCTGTAGGTGAAGGGCTCAGGCAGATCAGCAGCTACAAGCCCAAAGCCCCCCACTCTGTCGCTGACCTACACCTTCCAAATGACCCGTAACACCTTCTGGTGCCGCCTTGAGAAGAACACCTACCTCCCCGTTCCTTAACACCTCCAGCGCTCTCCTTTCAACAGACTCCACATTAACACCTCCACCATCTTCACCCCCACCCTGAAGCACTACGTATATCAGTTGTTTCCTGTGTTCGGTGATATGTCACTGTGTGCCAGCTTGTTTCAAGACCTCAACCATCATACCTATTCCCAAGAAACCAAAGACCACAGGCCTGAATGACTACACACCCATCAACCCGAGCTCTGTAGGGGTGAAGTCTTTTGGATGTCTGGTGTTGTTTTGCCTCAGAGACATCACAGACCCTCTTCTGGAAGCCCTGCAGTTTGCTGACAGAGCCAACAGTTCTGGAACGGCACTGTCAACATGactgtatgttttattgttttagcatCTGGACTCCCCTGAGTCCTACTCAAGAATACTGTTCGTAGACTTCAGGTTTGCCTTTAACAACAGTGTTCTGGCTTGACTGCGGAACAATCTCTGCGAGAGGAACGTTCCAGGCCTCACCTGCAGGTGGATCTCAGACTTCCTGACTCACAGGAAACAGCAGGTGAAAGCTCATCTTGGACACGATGACCATCAGCAATGGAACCCCTCAAGGCTGTgcttccccccctcccccctgcTCTTTTTTACACCAACAGCTGTACCTTCACCCACCAATCTGTCAAAAATCCTGACATTTGCTGACAATACTGCCCTTATCTGACTCACAAACTGTTCACGCTGCTCCCCTCTGGGAGGGGGTTACAGTCAGTCGAGACCAAAACTTCACACCACAGGGCAACCTTCTTCCCCCCTGTctacccccccaccaccaccacgcCCATCacaacacactcacacatccTGGAACTGTCAGACTGCACTATATAACCTGCACACAGGCAACTACACATTTTTAGACTACCTTGTATTTAGATGTGTTATCAGGAGGTGCTAATTTCCTTGTGTCaatcttattgttttttttttgtttcaccaaCACCAAAGCAAATTGCTCATAGCTGTATAACTAAGTTGTATAACTGCTTGGCAATAAAAATGTCCTGATTCTGGGGGAAAAAGTGAATGTCACTCTAAGTAATTTAATTTTGTCTGATAGCTGTGGTTGTGTGCATGCAGGATTTGTTTTTCCTATAAAAATGGTCTGTAGTTAATTTCTGGTATGTATCAGCTTCTGTGACTGTTCAGAATAGAGGGTAGAGTCTAAtctaaacatctttttttctttgttgtttttttagggtGAAGTGCTCTACAGAGTTCGCTGGAAGAATTACTGCTCTGACGATGACACATGGGAGCCAGAGGCCCATTTAGAGGACTGCCGTGAAGTCCTTCTGACTTTTAAGAAGCATCTGACTGAGGCTAAAGCCAAGAAAGAAGCTGAATCCAAGAAAAGTGTGGTAAGTTTACGAGATAGTCAGGTTTAGCTAATGCTCAATTAGTGTAAACAATAATACCTTTGTAGACAAGCCTTATGGGGCATATGTTGGCTTTTACTCACTGTGATTTCCTGGGATGAGCAACAGCTTTATGACTGGTTCAAAAACTCACAGGTGACTTACCTAAATATTAAGACTATTATCCTTTTCTCCCATTTAAAATTTATATCAGTACTTGTTTAGGTCATGTGGCTGACTGTTCTCTCTTTTTCATTGAACCTTTCCATGTTGTAGATCAAATTGACTAATTTTAAAGTTGTACTTGGCTTTGTTGTAAGTATAATCaacatataaaatgaaaattgttAATTTCACCTATTGACAACCCCCCTCACTCCTCTGCTATGTAGACACTTTCTGGCTCAATTTGACTCATCGGTCTAAGTGGTCAGAAATGTCAAATAATGTGTTTCTTTGCAACTGTGACACATATTTCACCCCAATCACACACACTCTGTTCTCTTGACCTCTTCTGTAAAGTGCAAGAAtacatgttggttttttttagctgagAACCTTTTCTGTTCCTGCTGGTGAGCTCCACCCACATTAAGTGGagcaaaatatataaagatTCTCTGCAAAAGAGTCCTACCAACATTACACTCTGCTCCTACAAGTGATACTCTTTATCAAAGCTTTACAAAATGAGCATCAGAAGTAAACAGGTGACAGCCCTGCAGCCTCTTGAACTCATCTTTGATCATGACAGTGAA
This genomic stretch from Kryptolebias marmoratus isolate JLee-2015 linkage group LG6, ASM164957v2, whole genome shotgun sequence harbors:
- the ttf2 gene encoding transcription termination factor 2 isoform X1 — translated: MEKVLCNVHGTVCMLKTGVKDGPNKGKSFYVCVDNQGCDFNQQASMSPSHCLLHEDSVVELQALSYSQQQQSHRLYYRCGVGKKSGQRWCGNVPWTAVEKEKRTPLSDTQLQPSCLPHVRNPFKAPSKTAKDSEWRKTQSGGPEEKDVQNKNCETSCKAEGRENCQKENVEGAGVGNKEEEGKVNTSDTYQGKLLPLGMKLKKRITSEDSSISKPASDVKITSKIQGEAKEKSAEQKEAEKSSLTLSIHIDHSKKTSQTSSDLQRSVPQKPASGDTCSVNRSEPKPQESSVRPAPCRSIQASRDSKQTETHKDDDDDDDDDDVVLVSVKPATQKTPPVTAVQKTITSFPGFKSAAQVGDPKGMHSLLSAQLKQSKATLSSVNVAALPDKGERLKTQVKELEDALESLSLAAAAAPSESVGESDSVKSGVTNTNLNPFSRQGGTILLPSPPVPSPFQHQASGSSLGLSQGYSHMFGVDPQMHTYYGGRMTSSRLLEVKNATCEAIDHLHKSLESCPDPEAEAPDPSGIKVSLLAHQRRALAWLLWREAQNPCGGILADDMGLGKTLTIISLILAKKIKAKEEEEKKEKEKLETWLTKADSGIVSSKSTLIICPASLIHHWKNEIDRHVKRGKLTVYLYHGANRERSARALADYDVVVTTYSLVSKEIPVQKEEAHNPSKDLDHVPLRSAPLLRVAWSRVVLDEAHNIKNPKVQTSMAVCQLRACARWAVTGTPIQNNLLDMYSLLKFLRCSPFDEYKLWKAQVDNGSTRGRERLNILTRSLLLRRTKGQLDSTGKPLVSLPNRTCEVHQLKLCEDEQAVYDVVFAQSRSTLQNYLKRHEGHDLDKGSTSTSNPFDKVAQEFSLSQAVPAASSSQQPSSTVHILSLLLRLRQCCCHLSLLKKTLDSTELQGDGIVLTLDEQLNALSLSSSPSPSGPDPKDTVALNGTRFSSRLFEESSKSTKISAITSELMVIREKNDNQKSVIVSQWTSMLNIVAVHLRQMGVRYGVIDGTVNPKRRMDLVEEFNTNPKGPQVMLVSLCAGGVGLNLIGGNHLFLIDMHWNPALEDQACDRIYRVGQRRDVTIHRFVCEGTVEEKISTLQIKKKELAQNVLSGTGSTVSKLSLADLKIIFGV
- the ttf2 gene encoding transcription termination factor 2 isoform X2, whose amino-acid sequence is MEKVLCNVHGTVCMLKTGVKDGPNKGKSFYVCVDNQGCDFNQQASMSPSHCLLHEDSVVELQALSYSQQQQSHRLYYRCGVGKKSGQRWCGNVPWTAVEKEKRTPLSDTQLQPSCLPHVRNPFKAPSKTAKDSEWRKTQSGGPEEKDVQNKNCETSCKAEGRENCQKENVEGAGVGNKEEEGKVNTSDTYQGKLLPLGMKLKKRITSEDSSISKPASDVKITSKIQGEAKEKSAEQKEAEKSSLTLSIHIDHSKKTSQTSSDLQRSVPQKPASGDTCSVNRSEPKPQESSVRPAPCRSIQASRDSKQTETHKDDDDDDDDDDVVLVSVKPATQKTPPVTAVQKTITSFPGFKSAAQVGDPKGMHSLLSAQLKQSKATLSSVNVAALPDKGERLKTQVKELEDALESLSLAAAAAPSESVGESDSVKSGVTNTNLNPFSRQGGTILLPSPPVPSPFQHQASGSSLGLSQGYSHMFGDPQMHTYYGGRMTSSRLLEVKNATCEAIDHLHKSLESCPDPEAEAPDPSGIKVSLLAHQRRALAWLLWREAQNPCGGILADDMGLGKTLTIISLILAKKIKAKEEEEKKEKEKLETWLTKADSGIVSSKSTLIICPASLIHHWKNEIDRHVKRGKLTVYLYHGANRERSARALADYDVVVTTYSLVSKEIPVQKEEAHNPSKDLDHVPLRSAPLLRVAWSRVVLDEAHNIKNPKVQTSMAVCQLRACARWAVTGTPIQNNLLDMYSLLKFLRCSPFDEYKLWKAQVDNGSTRGRERLNILTRSLLLRRTKGQLDSTGKPLVSLPNRTCEVHQLKLCEDEQAVYDVVFAQSRSTLQNYLKRHEGHDLDKGSTSTSNPFDKVAQEFSLSQAVPAASSSQQPSSTVHILSLLLRLRQCCCHLSLLKKTLDSTELQGDGIVLTLDEQLNALSLSSSPSPSGPDPKDTVALNGTRFSSRLFEESSKSTKISAITSELMVIREKNDNQKSVIVSQWTSMLNIVAVHLRQMGVRYGVIDGTVNPKRRMDLVEEFNTNPKGPQVMLVSLCAGGVGLNLIGGNHLFLIDMHWNPALEDQACDRIYRVGQRRDVTIHRFVCEGTVEEKISTLQIKKKELAQNVLSGTGSTVSKLSLADLKIIFGV